In the Chryseobacterium sp. MYb264 genome, one interval contains:
- a CDS encoding IS5 family transposase: MLGKIREDLQQNLFKTRLTELINMEHPVVKLAGEISWDKMESEFEKLFSENGRPSIAIRKIAGMLLLKEMFKESDESVIERWIENAYWQYFTGETFFQTEQPFDPSNFVHFRKRIGDKGLEFLLGQSVSLHPKAKTEDEVQVDTTVQEKNITFPTDAKLAKKVIDNCRKIAEKESVVQRQSYRRVSKQLLRDAFFGHHPRRQKKAKMARKKLRTIGKRVLRELERKLPKDVLKGYEDVFKIYLKALTQERTTKDKIYSLHEPQVACIAKGKSGKAYEFGTKVAVVRGRKTGIISSVKRFSGNPHDSKTLEESLAQSERVRKSVGGTRPTKATTDRGFKGIKEVEGTAILLPAKKEKTKYGQQVARLRFRARAAIEPCISHLKRNHSLGLNFLKGVAGDINNALLAGIGYNLKMRLNQIKQQILLWLELVLRIFLGKYNFQSQKTAF; this comes from the coding sequence ATGTTAGGCAAAATAAGAGAGGATTTACAGCAGAATTTATTCAAGACCAGGCTTACGGAGCTTATTAATATGGAGCATCCGGTGGTAAAATTAGCTGGGGAGATTTCCTGGGATAAAATGGAGTCAGAGTTTGAGAAATTATTTTCAGAAAACGGAAGACCTTCTATTGCTATCCGTAAAATAGCAGGAATGCTTTTGCTCAAGGAAATGTTTAAAGAAAGTGATGAAAGTGTAATAGAGAGATGGATTGAGAATGCGTATTGGCAATATTTTACCGGAGAAACCTTTTTCCAGACAGAGCAGCCTTTCGATCCGAGCAATTTTGTACACTTCAGAAAAAGAATTGGAGATAAGGGTTTGGAATTTCTTTTGGGACAAAGCGTTTCTCTCCATCCCAAAGCCAAAACAGAAGATGAAGTTCAGGTAGATACGACGGTTCAGGAGAAGAACATTACCTTTCCTACCGATGCCAAATTAGCAAAAAAAGTAATCGACAATTGTAGAAAAATAGCAGAAAAAGAGAGCGTTGTACAAAGACAAAGCTACAGAAGAGTGAGCAAACAATTATTGCGGGACGCTTTTTTTGGACATCATCCCAGAAGACAGAAGAAGGCAAAAATGGCGAGGAAAAAGCTCAGGACGATTGGTAAAAGAGTTCTTCGGGAATTGGAAAGAAAACTTCCTAAAGATGTTTTGAAAGGCTACGAAGACGTTTTTAAAATTTACCTTAAAGCACTCACCCAAGAACGTACCACGAAAGATAAAATTTACAGTCTTCACGAGCCACAAGTTGCGTGTATTGCGAAAGGAAAATCGGGAAAAGCATACGAGTTTGGGACAAAAGTAGCAGTAGTAAGAGGTCGGAAAACAGGGATCATCAGCTCGGTAAAGAGATTTTCTGGCAATCCTCACGATAGTAAAACTCTTGAAGAATCATTGGCACAGAGTGAGAGGGTAAGAAAATCCGTTGGCGGAACAAGACCTACGAAAGCCACTACAGACAGAGGATTTAAAGGAATCAAAGAAGTGGAAGGAACAGCAATTTTGCTTCCCGCAAAAAAAGAAAAAACAAAATATGGGCAACAAGTAGCCAGATTAAGATTCCGGGCAAGAGCAGCCATAGAACCTTGTATCTCTCATTTAAAAAGAAACCACTCCTTAGGATTAAACTTCCTGAAAGGAGTGGCTGGAGATATTAATAATGCATTATTAGCAGGGATTGGATACAATTTGAAGATGAGATTGAATCAAATCAAACAACAAATTCTTCTTTGGCTCGAACTTGTTCTCCGAATCTTTTTAGGCAAATATAATTTTCAAAGTCAAAAAACAGCTTTTTAA
- a CDS encoding DUF3822 family protein has translation MNVLNLLFIKDGLIYQIVKNKNVLEEKAYFVNEETPENFISHQLEEVLIKQRFDEISVISALNHFTLMPEGFSEHEAGFDLISFNAPVDKENEELMLSVNKKFKIQFYYTFPKDLYKKIKELAIPVHFNFSGEKFLNSINNKSNKEIHINLYHNQCEFFAIDNQKIILYNNLDINSEVDFLYFVMFTLSKIGFGINETSFYAYGETTENETFISELQKFVKNLKIVFDNLPNKNFILN, from the coding sequence ATGAACGTACTTAATTTACTTTTTATCAAAGACGGCTTAATCTACCAAATCGTAAAGAATAAAAACGTTTTGGAGGAAAAGGCCTACTTTGTCAACGAAGAAACACCGGAAAATTTTATTTCTCATCAGTTAGAAGAGGTTTTAATTAAGCAGAGATTTGATGAAATTTCTGTGATTTCAGCGCTGAATCATTTTACCCTGATGCCTGAAGGTTTTTCGGAGCATGAGGCGGGCTTTGATCTGATTTCCTTTAATGCTCCTGTAGATAAAGAAAATGAAGAATTAATGCTTTCCGTAAATAAAAAGTTTAAAATTCAGTTTTACTATACATTTCCTAAAGATTTGTACAAGAAAATAAAAGAGCTGGCCATTCCGGTTCATTTTAATTTCTCAGGTGAAAAGTTTTTAAATTCCATCAACAATAAAAGTAATAAAGAAATTCACATTAATCTCTATCATAATCAATGTGAGTTTTTCGCTATAGACAATCAAAAAATTATCCTATACAACAATCTGGATATCAATTCAGAAGTTGATTTTCTTTATTTTGTAATGTTTACGTTAAGTAAAATAGGCTTCGGCATTAATGAAACCAGCTTTTACGCTTATGGAGAAACTACTGAAAATGAAACCTTCATTTCAGAATTACAAAAGTTCGTAAAAAATCTGAAAATTGTATTTGATAATCTTCCTAATAAAAATTTTATATTAAACTAG
- a CDS encoding metallophosphoesterase family protein yields MTKILLLSDSHSYIDDRILDYAMQADEIWHCGDFGNMDVIEQLEKIKPLKGVYGNIDSPKIRSEFPEVNRFFCENLEVLMIHIGGYPGKYTPLAKAEIAEKAPQLFISGHSHILKAMYDEKNSLLHLNPGACGKQGWHKVRTMMRFVVDNTEIKDLEVIELGPKN; encoded by the coding sequence ATGACAAAAATACTTCTCCTTTCCGACTCTCATTCCTACATTGATGACAGAATTTTAGATTATGCCATGCAGGCAGATGAAATTTGGCATTGTGGTGATTTTGGAAACATGGATGTGATTGAACAGCTTGAAAAAATTAAACCGTTAAAGGGCGTTTACGGAAATATCGACAGCCCAAAAATTCGTTCTGAATTTCCTGAAGTGAATCGTTTTTTTTGTGAAAACCTTGAGGTTCTGATGATCCACATTGGAGGTTATCCCGGAAAATATACGCCACTGGCTAAAGCTGAAATTGCTGAAAAAGCACCCCAATTATTTATTTCAGGACATTCTCATATTTTGAAAGCCATGTATGACGAGAAAAACAGTTTGTTACATCTCAATCCCGGTGCATGCGGAAAACAGGGATGGCATAAAGTACGAACCATGATGCGTTTTGTGGTGGATAATACCGAGATAAAAGATTTGGAAGTAATTGAATTGGGACCAAAGAATTAA
- a CDS encoding winged helix-turn-helix transcriptional regulator produces MYTIDNKSYPCCTSVTMKFIGGKWKAVILVHLMDGAKRYNELRKLIPTITERTLSLQLKQLEEDNVINRKVYTEKPPLMVEYTLTELGNTLIPVLELITEWGRGADKISKKIIKDIP; encoded by the coding sequence ATGTATACGATAGATAATAAATCTTATCCATGCTGCACAAGTGTGACCATGAAATTTATAGGCGGAAAATGGAAAGCTGTTATTTTGGTACACCTGATGGATGGCGCTAAAAGATACAATGAGCTGAGAAAACTGATTCCTACGATTACAGAAAGAACCTTAAGTCTTCAATTAAAACAATTGGAAGAAGATAATGTAATCAACAGAAAAGTATATACTGAAAAGCCACCTTTGATGGTGGAATATACGCTGACAGAGCTTGGAAATACTCTTATTCCCGTACTTGAACTGATTACAGAGTGGGGAAGGGGAGCCGATAAAATATCAAAAAAAATAATCAAGGATATTCCCTGA
- a CDS encoding nitroreductase family protein: MSEDKIQQLKEILQLSPSSINSQPWNFVFVNNHSEVREQLAEASYWNKEKILDSSHLVVFQVLKNPEDFEKQIEGNLPEGSINYYKTFVKSKGNDAVKSWLKHQVYLSLGVFLSACAEMRIDSTPMEGIENAQYDHILNNENYETLFAVSIGERSEQDSNQPKITPKSRLKSETVILEA, from the coding sequence ATTAGTGAAGATAAAATTCAGCAGCTGAAGGAAATTTTACAGTTAAGTCCATCTTCTATCAACAGCCAGCCCTGGAATTTTGTTTTTGTAAACAACCATTCTGAAGTAAGGGAACAATTAGCAGAAGCCTCGTATTGGAATAAAGAAAAAATATTGGACAGCAGTCATTTGGTTGTATTTCAAGTATTAAAAAATCCTGAAGATTTTGAAAAACAGATCGAAGGGAATTTGCCGGAAGGTTCTATTAATTATTATAAAACCTTTGTAAAGTCAAAAGGAAATGATGCCGTTAAATCATGGTTGAAGCATCAGGTTTACTTATCGTTAGGCGTTTTCCTGTCTGCCTGTGCAGAAATGAGAATAGATTCTACTCCTATGGAAGGTATTGAAAATGCTCAATATGATCATATTCTCAACAATGAAAATTACGAAACATTATTTGCCGTAAGCATTGGCGAAAGATCTGAACAAGACAGTAATCAACCCAAAATTACTCCAAAATCACGATTGAAAAGTGAAACTGTGATTCTGGAAGCATAG
- a CDS encoding Smr/MutS family protein produces MKIGDKVSVVDEDLEGIVTSTKGNIVVFKDEYGFTHQYPREKLVPKNIDFYENIKIVKKAEPKKIVSKKHHKNHLVLDLHFHNLVKNPNDYDSFERLFIQKEKLLEVMAFCRKNNLKRLEIVHGIGDGTLQRMVLDVLESQTGLDFYNKEILHHQSGAVMVEFH; encoded by the coding sequence ATGAAGATTGGCGATAAAGTTTCTGTAGTTGATGAGGATCTGGAAGGCATTGTCACTTCCACGAAGGGAAATATTGTGGTTTTTAAGGATGAATATGGTTTCACTCATCAATATCCCAGAGAGAAACTTGTTCCTAAAAACATTGATTTTTACGAAAATATAAAAATTGTAAAAAAAGCAGAACCTAAAAAAATAGTTTCTAAAAAACATCATAAAAATCATTTGGTTTTAGACCTTCATTTTCATAATTTAGTTAAAAATCCGAATGATTATGATAGCTTTGAAAGATTATTCATTCAGAAAGAAAAATTACTGGAAGTGATGGCTTTTTGCAGAAAAAATAATCTTAAAAGACTGGAAATTGTTCATGGTATTGGGGATGGGACATTGCAAAGAATGGTCTTAGATGTTTTAGAAAGCCAAACCGGTCTTGATTTTTATAATAAAGAAATACTTCACCATCAATCGGGTGCGGTAATGGTAGAATTTCATTAA
- a CDS encoding GNAT family N-acetyltransferase: MKIISIRQQPEYKDKAIQYFQESWSEVYPKMYEDSITHAIGAEQDLPQWYLLEKDHEIIGCAGLITNDFISRIDLYPWICALFIDEKHRGHKYSSILLKKAEEDAREAGFKYLNLCTDHIGLYEKYGYRYIGQGYHPWEEESRMYQITL; the protein is encoded by the coding sequence ATGAAAATTATTTCCATAAGACAACAGCCGGAATATAAAGATAAGGCGATACAATATTTTCAGGAAAGCTGGTCTGAAGTATATCCGAAAATGTATGAAGATTCAATTACTCATGCCATTGGTGCAGAACAGGATTTACCACAATGGTATTTGCTGGAAAAAGACCATGAAATTATTGGCTGTGCCGGATTAATTACAAATGATTTTATCAGCAGAATAGACCTTTATCCCTGGATATGTGCCTTATTTATTGATGAAAAACACCGTGGACATAAATACAGCTCTATCCTTTTAAAAAAAGCAGAAGAAGATGCAAGGGAAGCAGGCTTTAAATATCTGAATCTTTGCACCGATCATATTGGTTTGTATGAAAAATATGGCTATCGATATATCGGGCAGGGGTATCATCCCTGGGAAGAGGAATCGAGGATGTATCAAATTACTTTGTAG
- a CDS encoding beta galactosidase jelly roll domain-containing protein has translation MKKIFLLATLGLAFQAYSQSGVNTSNPQGAFHVDGAKDNNASGAPTTTQQLNDFTVTSIGRVGIGTTAPNNKVEINSGTANTSGLRFTNLTSATPVSTGQTIGVDATGNIVTLPNPTATSVTTAEVASASGADFSVNDTGETLLTGTVQTITVPAGGKALFINFMLGIDLVTTTGGAGYYRATLYIDGVATNTYLTIQEPNAGSQLQYTLNTVKFLTAGNHTLDIRMRRTANNGTAAGFNAGCRPISMSFNASYLN, from the coding sequence ATGAAAAAAATTTTCTTACTGGCTACATTGGGACTTGCTTTCCAAGCATATTCACAAAGTGGTGTAAATACGTCAAACCCTCAGGGAGCTTTTCATGTTGATGGAGCTAAAGATAATAATGCTTCGGGGGCGCCTACTACAACTCAGCAACTTAATGATTTTACAGTAACCTCAATCGGAAGGGTAGGAATTGGTACTACTGCTCCGAATAATAAAGTTGAAATTAATTCAGGGACTGCCAATACGAGTGGTTTACGATTCACTAATTTAACATCTGCAACCCCTGTATCTACAGGGCAGACGATTGGTGTAGATGCTACTGGGAATATTGTTACTTTACCCAATCCTACAGCAACAAGTGTTACTACGGCAGAAGTTGCCTCCGCAAGTGGCGCTGATTTCAGTGTTAATGATACCGGAGAAACTTTACTTACGGGAACTGTTCAGACAATTACGGTTCCGGCAGGTGGAAAAGCTTTATTCATTAATTTTATGCTTGGGATCGATTTAGTGACAACTACCGGAGGAGCTGGGTATTATAGAGCAACATTATATATTGATGGGGTTGCTACCAATACTTATCTTACCATTCAGGAGCCTAATGCGGGATCACAGCTTCAATACACTTTAAATACCGTGAAGTTTCTTACCGCGGGAAATCATACACTTGATATTAGGATGAGAAGAACTGCTAATAACGGAACTGCAGCAGGTTTCAATGCAGGTTGCCGACCTATTTCAATGTCATTTAATGCTTCTTATTTAAATTAA
- a CDS encoding RsmD family RNA methyltransferase — protein MYRIISGKWKAKKIAAPKNFDVRPTTDFAKEALFSILENTYDMQSISVLDLFAGIGSISFEFASRGCQDVTSVEMNPKHTAFLNTTASELGFNLQVNVQRGDVFDWLKKFRNKKSFEIVFSDAPFEMEEKKYHELISLVLNNKYLKENGILVVEHQSRMKFDHPNLTDTRKYGNVSFSFFEPNKEENTEITE, from the coding sequence ATGTACAGAATAATCTCAGGCAAATGGAAAGCCAAGAAAATAGCCGCTCCGAAAAATTTTGATGTAAGACCCACTACGGATTTTGCAAAAGAAGCGCTGTTCAGCATTTTGGAAAACACTTACGATATGCAGTCGATTTCTGTGCTGGATCTTTTTGCAGGAATTGGTTCGATTTCCTTTGAATTTGCTTCAAGAGGCTGTCAGGACGTAACGTCTGTGGAAATGAATCCGAAGCACACAGCATTTTTAAATACCACTGCTTCTGAATTAGGATTTAATTTACAAGTAAATGTGCAACGTGGCGATGTGTTTGATTGGTTGAAGAAATTCAGAAATAAAAAGTCTTTTGAGATCGTATTTTCTGATGCTCCTTTCGAAATGGAAGAGAAAAAATACCACGAACTGATCTCTTTGGTTTTAAATAACAAATACCTGAAAGAAAACGGAATTCTTGTGGTAGAACATCAAAGTAGAATGAAATTTGATCATCCGAATCTGACAGATACCAGAAAATATGGAAATGTAAGTTTCAGTTTTTTTGAACCTAACAAAGAAGAAAATACAGAAATAACAGAATAA